ATAATGGGTTTACTCGGGGCGAGCAGATGGAGTTGGTACGCGAGCTGCAAGCGCGTCGGAAAGCCGACAAATGGATACCGATCAGTGAATGCTTCCCCGATGACGAGACAGTGATCCTTGTTGCTGACTGTACGGGTGTCGTGTGGGGAGCTGAAGTTCAGGAGGGTACTATTTACCCCGATGACTGGGCTTACATGAACAGGTTCGGCAGTCGAGAGGCTACTCATTGGAAACCAATGCCCCAAGCAAAACTCTCGGAGAATGGTGACTAAAAAAGACCATAAATAACCCAATTACGCATATTCACTATCAAAAAAGCTCCCATATGAACCAATTAATGAATAAAAGTTTAACCCTGAGCTTTTGCACTAAAAATTATCAGCATAAGGCCAAATATGAACCATTTAATGATTGATTTAGAAACCATGGGTAATAAACCCACTGCACCGATCGTCTCCATCGGCGCGGTATTCTTTGAACCTTCCACGGGTGAGATGGGTCCTGAATTTTACACTGTAGTAAAACTGAAAAGTTCCATTGAATCAGGTGCCATACCCGATCCCGACACTATCATTTGGTGGATGAAACAAAGCACCGAAGCACGCGCAGCGATTTGCGATGAGGCAAACTCTATGCCAATTGGTGATGCATTATCAGAGCTGAACAATTTCATCACCGGCAATACCAACCCTAAATATGTTCAGGTATGGGGAAATGGTGCCACGTTCGATAACGTAATTCTTCGGGCAAGCTACGAGCGGGGCAATATTGATTGTTTATGGCCTTTCTGGGGGGATCGTGATGTACGAACAATCGTCGAGTTGGGTCGCGCTGTCGGGTTTAACCCGCGCTATGAAATCCCATTTGATGGCGATATGCATAACGCGCTGGCCGACGCTAAACATCAGGCTAAATACGTGTCTGCTATCTGGCAAAAGTTAATACCTGCCACCAGCACCAATTTGTAATTCATTGCGCCGGGTGCAGCCGGGCTTTATGGAGAAATAGCATGGGCCAATTAGTTTCTTTATCAGACTGGGCCGCAGGGCCAAATGGTTTTAAGAATCCCCCAGGAATGGCGGCTCTTCATCGTATAGCTAAAACTAAGCAAACTTATCCACCAGCAGTGAAACAAGGTCGCCGATGGGTAGTGGATGAAGAGGCAAAATTTATAGGCATGGTGGGTCGCGTAGAAATATCAAACCATTTGCCTCCCAATGCCCGCTCATTAGTGGAGAAAGCACTCAATGGCTGCAAGACCCCGTAAACATAATATTTCCACCCCTAACCTTTATTGCAAACTTGATAAGCGCAATAGCAAAACATACTGGCAATATCGTCATCCCATTACAGGAGTTTTTGTTGGGTTTGGAACTGACGAGGACTCGGCAAAGTCGGCCGCAGAAGAGATGAACCGTATTTTATCAGAGCAAGAAAATACACAGTCTTATCTTCTGGTTGATATGGCTATTAAGGCTCAGGCAAAACGTGAACCAGGGGTCAGAGTTAAAAACTGGGTAAACAGGTACATGCTCGTTCAACAGGAAAGAATGGACAACGGTGAAATAAAAAAACCCACATATAAAAGCCGGAAAAATTGCTCTAATACACTCTCTGTAAGAATGCCAAATCTACGACTGCAGGATGTCGATACCAAAATGTTGGCAACTATTATAGATGAGTACAAAGCGGCAGGAAAAGTAAGAATGGCACAGCTATTGCGGGCGGTCTGGATTGATGTATTTAAAGAAGCCCAACATGCTGGTGAAGTTCCTGCTGGGTACAACCCAGCGCTCGCTGTGCGCAACCCTAAAAACAAAGTGTCGCGATCAAGACTTACCTTCGAACAGTGGCAGAAAATATATGACCATGCATCTGGCCTAGCCCCATTCGCACAAAATTCAATGTTGTTAGCCTTAGTAACTGGCCAGCGGCGTGGGGATCTCGTCGAAATGAAATTCAGTGATGTTTGGGATGGATATCTGCACATTATTCAGTCGAAGACAGGGGTTCGTCTTGCTCTCCCGCTAACACTGAAGTGCGAAGCAATTGATTTAACCCTCGGTGAGATCATTTCAAGATGCCGGGATCGAGTAGTCAGTAAGTACATGCTCCACAGTCAGCGTAATCACGCATCTAACAAAGCTGGGGAAAAGATTGATGTGAATAGCCTCAGCCGCGTATTCCTGGAAGCTAGAGTAAAATCAGGTTTAACTTTTCCTAAAGGAAGCACTCCTCCTTCGTTTCATGAACAGCGTTCTTTATCGTCACGTCTCTATGAAGCACAGGGTATAAATGTGAAAACACTTCTGGGCCATAAAACGGATGCTATGAGTGAACAATACAAGGATGAGCGCGGTCAGGGTTGGATTACGCTTGCTGTTTAGCTACGTAATTTCTGAGGGAGATAGCCCCCTTCAACTCAATAGAATTTAAAATTCGTTTTGGGGAATAATTTTGGAGGGATTTTGGAGTGGATTTTAGGAAGCATAAAATCAATAGGTTACGCGTTGGTTATCTGCTCCAGAAGCAGTCCAGTAGTTCTTACAATTAATAAATAAAATCAGCCAGTTAATATACATACTGGCTGATTTTATTCCTTCCCAATGGCTAATACGACGCGTAATTTACTCTCGCCAACGAGCAACCGTTAAACGCATATCAATATGTGTCCAGGATTCGCTTCGCCCTATTCCATATTTTTGCGGGTACGTCGCCTCAAGATAATTAGCGACGTCATCGGGGGAAGTTTTTTCCACCGTTATATCCGCCGCCGTTCCTAATAAATGCTGACTTGCGTATTCATCACCGCAGGCTTTGTTGTGTTGCGTGCAACTACACCCCCGCCGTATCAAGACAGGTTGTTGAAAATACTCGAATACCGCTTCGAGAAGAGCCACTAATTCAATGCTGACATCAGCAAAACCGCACCCGCACGGGCAACAAAAATCATGTCGATGGAAATGAGGAGATATGGCTTTCACATTAAAATTTCGCTACTGGTAAGAAGAACGCATTGATGTGTAAATATGCGCATTCAGAATGGAAGAAGTAAAAAGTCCAATTCAGCGGCGTCAGAGTACGAGTGAATACCCAC
The nucleotide sequence above comes from Buttiauxella selenatireducens. Encoded proteins:
- a CDS encoding 3'-5' exonuclease, with protein sequence MNHLMIDLETMGNKPTAPIVSIGAVFFEPSTGEMGPEFYTVVKLKSSIESGAIPDPDTIIWWMKQSTEARAAICDEANSMPIGDALSELNNFITGNTNPKYVQVWGNGATFDNVILRASYERGNIDCLWPFWGDRDVRTIVELGRAVGFNPRYEIPFDGDMHNALADAKHQAKYVSAIWQKLIPATSTNL
- a CDS encoding DUF551 domain-containing protein, with translation MTTIRIGLEQSTLNDERIEIFINQPLDNGFTRGEQMELVRELQARRKADKWIPISECFPDDETVILVADCTGVVWGAEVQEGTIYPDDWAYMNRFGSREATHWKPMPQAKLSENGD
- a CDS encoding phage integrase Arm DNA-binding domain-containing protein, whose protein sequence is MAARPRKHNISTPNLYCKLDKRNSKTYWQYRHPITGVFVGFGTDEDSAKSAAEEMNRILSEQENTQSYLLVDMAIKAQAKREPGVRVKNWVNRYMLVQQERMDNGEIKKPTYKSRKNCSNTLSVRMPNLRLQDVDTKMLATIIDEYKAAGKVRMAQLLRAVWIDVFKEAQHAGEVPAGYNPALAVRNPKNKVSRSRLTFEQWQKIYDHASGLAPFAQNSMLLALVTGQRRGDLVEMKFSDVWDGYLHIIQSKTGVRLALPLTLKCEAIDLTLGEIISRCRDRVVSKYMLHSQRNHASNKAGEKIDVNSLSRVFLEARVKSGLTFPKGSTPPSFHEQRSLSSRLYEAQGINVKTLLGHKTDAMSEQYKDERGQGWITLAV
- a CDS encoding excisionase, which encodes MGQLVSLSDWAAGPNGFKNPPGMAALHRIAKTKQTYPPAVKQGRRWVVDEEAKFIGMVGRVEISNHLPPNARSLVEKALNGCKTP
- a CDS encoding D-Ala-D-Ala carboxypeptidase family metallohydrolase — encoded protein: MKAISPHFHRHDFCCPCGCGFADVSIELVALLEAVFEYFQQPVLIRRGCSCTQHNKACGDEYASQHLLGTAADITVEKTSPDDVANYLEATYPQKYGIGRSESWTHIDMRLTVARWRE